The sequence below is a genomic window from Pseudorca crassidens isolate mPseCra1 chromosome 20, mPseCra1.hap1, whole genome shotgun sequence.
TGTCTTGGCGTCACTCTGTGTATCTCCAGGCTCACATCCCACCAGCCTAACAAACCCAAGAGAAAATAAGAATCTCTTTCCCAAGGACTCCAGCAGAGCTTCTAGAGCTGGTACTTCATTGGTCCAGCTGGAGTCACGtgcccatccctgaaccaatcGCTGGGGTCAGGGATAAAACGTTCTCATTGGCCCAGGTGCCATTCGTCTAGTTCCCTAGTGTGACTGGCGTAGGGTTTGGCTAGAGGGAGGCCTCTGGATTATTTAGACAGTGGGCAAAGATTTGGCATCTGGGATGCCAGGTGCCCTCATGTACTCCTGGACGAGTGACTGCCTATCTCGGGGCCCAAGTGAGGGCATGGGATCATTCTAgaccaggagtcagcaaactgtgGTCCATGGCCACCactgattttataaataaagttttgttgaaaTGCTACTGCGTTTGTTTACATAGACACTTTTTGTCTGTGTCTGCTCGCGCACTGTAGCAGCAGAGCTGAGTGATTGTGACAGAGACCTGGCCCATTAGAGAAAACATCTGCCAGCCTGCATTCTAGAGAAAGGCCCAGATGGTACGTGAGACGCTccatcagtgtacagtcttctctctttccccactCAGGCCATCGATGATGATTGTAACCAGACAGGGCAGATGACAGCCGGATTTCTGGACTGGCCACAGGTGAGGCCGGAGTGGGGAGCATCTGCTGAAGGCCAGGCCTGGGGGCTCAGAACACAGCCACCCCTGTCCTTGCCCTTCTGGAGGGAGGCAGGTGTAAAGCAGGATGGCTACTCCagtgggcaggaaggaggggcgCACAGCCAGGACACCAGGCCACGTGGTGTGGGCCTTCACATGCCGCTTCCCCAGCCTGCTGCTCCTCAACCACACCACTcatccctgcctcagggcctttgcactgactgTTCCCTCAGTCTGGAACAGAGTTCTCTCAGATCTCCTCAGGGCTTTTCACTCCCCACCAGGTCTCTCCTCAGATATCACCTCTTCGGAGAGGCCTGCCTTGCCCACTGTCTATGAAAGTACTCacgccccctccccaaccccccattTCCCATTCCAGTCCAATAGAAATGCAAGCGATGtgggtcatttaaagcttttcacagctacattaaaaaagtaaaaaaggccAAATTCATTTTAATCCTATATTGTTTCACATAATAGATCgataatattatttcaacatgtcatcaatagaaaaaatattgagctgggaattccctggcggtccagtggttaagactctgctttcactaccaagggcccaggttcaatcctggttggggaactaagatcccacaagccgtgtggtgtggccgaaaaagaaaaaatgaaaaaaaaatactgagttattttacattcttttggcTTTTGGTACGAGGTCGTCGAAAACCAgtgttgtattttatatttacagcacatctcaatccACATGCTCAACTTCCATAAGAAATACTTAGATTCCTAATACTCATTGTTGAAAAAGCGGATTCACGAATCCAACTTGTTCCAAACAGACTTAAACGTTTTCCGATAACTGCATcaagtatccttttttttttaacagctttattgagataaaactgACCTGTACAATAAACTGCACACGTGTAATGGGTACAGTTAGGTAAGCTTTGACACGTGTtacacacccatgaaaccatcaccacaatcatgaTAATGGATCTTGCTTAttggttttaaaatgtaaattaatgaaataaaatgaaaaattccatcCCTCCCTCGATGGAACTAACCAAATTTCACATGCTCAGAAGCCACGTGTGGCCAGTGGCCACTGTGTATTTACTTGATTACCGGTGGTCTTCATTGCAGGATAAATGCCCCCCAAAGCCGGGTCCTTGTCGGTTGTGTTCATGGTGCATCCCCAGAGCCGGGCTCATGGGACATTCCAACTAAGACCTGAAAGATTTGTCCAGTGAATAAGTGAACGGAGAGAACAGGTTGGTTAGACAGAGAGGGTGTGGGTCACGTCGGGAAATGGTGGTTCAGGACCGAAGGGCAGAGGAGCCTTGGGCCAGAGAGTGGGTGCTGAGGGGGCCCCAGTGGATGTTTCGAGGATCAAGGTACACAGAAGGCTCTGTTGTTGGCTCAGCAGAGGGACCTCAAAGGGAGCTCTTGGGGACAGAAAGGTGGGCACGTGAGTCCATGACATGGAGCCTGGAACCAGGCTGGACACATTTTTgagcctctctctgcctcagttttcctcatctgtaaaatggggataatagcacTTACCTCATAGAGTTCCTGTGAGGATCTGATGACTTAATACAGTCGCTTAGAACAGTGCCCCAAACTCCATACATGTTCATTATCATTAAGGAAGGGTGATCCAATGGGCAGGTTCAGGACATTAGGACCTACACCCTGGGTCCCAGGAAAGACCCTCCCCTGGAGTTTTGAGTTCCCTTCTTGTGGCTTCCTCCTGTTTTTAAGCTTGATGTCTGTAGGTCACCTTGCGGGACTCCCACTTCTGTTCTCATTCATTGGCCCATCCGTGTGCTGTGCACTCAGCAGTGGCCTGCTCTGTGCCTGCACTGGGTTAACCTCACCTGTGCTCCCCCAACGCTGTCCCTCCCCAGGGCACATTTGCCTCCCAGCTGACGATGGAAGGGGACAAGGTGAAAGTGGAGCGGGAGGTCGATGGGGGCCTGGAGACCCTGCGCCTGAAGCTGCCTGCCGTGGTGACCGCTGACTTGCGGCTCAACGAGCCCCGCTACGCCACGTTGCCCAACATCATGGTGAGTGCTTGGCAGGTGGGCCACTGGGGGCCTGGGGACGGGTGAGTGCAGCAGGCCCAGTGCCTCCCTGGTGGtcaggtgggaggagagaggaccCAAGAGACGTCTCCTCCAAAGGAAGGGGTCACCCGGTCACTAACGGAGCGGGTTCACTGAATCATTTCTGCCAATAGTGAGAGTTCGAGGTTGCGGGGCAGTGGCTGTTTTGGCGAACAGGGAGGGTTTGCTGGTTACCTCAGCCAATAGAAAGGCTTCACTGGACTCTAGGAAGGGTTCCCCTGTCATTCCAACCAATGGGAAAAGTTCACTGTGTGCTCTTAGCCAAATAAGGAGGATTCATTAAGTCATCTTGGTTTTGTCAGGGAAGGTTCCCCTGGTAATCATTACCAACAGGAAGGCAGCATTTAGGCCATCATGGCTAACAGGAAGAGTTCACTGTTCATCATGGCTCTAGAATGGGTTCATTGGGTCATCTCAGCCAATAGGAAGAGTTCAATGTATCATCTCAGGCAATACGGAGGGTTTAGCGTGTCATCTCAGCCAATAGCGTTTAATGTGTCATCTCAGCCAGTAGGGTGAGTTCAGTGTGTCATCTCAGCCAGTAGCGTTTAATGTGTCATCTCAGCCAATAGGGTGAGTTCAGTGTGTCATCTCAGCCAAAATGGAGAGTTCCGTGTGTCATCTCAACTGACAGGGGGCGTTCAGTATGTCATTCCATCCAACAAGGAGGGTTCATTGAGTCGTCTCAGCCAGTAGGTGAGTTCAAGTGAGTCATCTCAGCCAGTAGGAAGGTTTCCGTGTGTCATCCTAGGCAATAGGGAGGGTTCAATGAGTCATCATCTCAGCCAACAGGGAGAGTACAATTGGTCATCTTGGCCAAAAGTCTATTGAGTTATTATTGCGAGAAGAATGACTTTGCCAGTCCGTTCCAGCCAGTGAAGGACTTCCCACGGCGGTTGACTAAAGGTGGGCTCCCGCGATAGGAGGGCTCCCCAGGGCATCCCAGGCAGCAGGAATTGTCCACACCAGGTGTGGCCCTGTAAGAGGTCACGTGTGCCCTGGCCAGTGGGCAGGTCCAGAAGGGTTCAACCAATGGGAGTGGTTCTGCAGACGTGGCACCCGTGGAAGGGGGCTGCAGGAGTGTGGGCAGGGGCTTGGGCAGCCCTGTGAACCGTGAGCCTCCCATGTGCAGAAAGCCAAGAAGAAGAAGATCGAAGTGATCAAGGCTGGGGACCTGGGTGTGGACCTGACCTCCAAGCTCTCCGTGATTAGCGTGGAAGACCCACCCCAGCGCACAGCCGGTGTCAAGGTGGAGACCACAGAGGACCTGGTGGCCAAGCTGAAGGAGATTGGGCGCATTTGAGCCCTTTCCCTGAAACCCGGCAATAAAACCATGACTCTTGCGGCGTCTGTCTTTGTTAACTCATTCCCCAGAAACCCATtctttgattcattcaacaaacatttacttaagtctcctgtgtgccaggtcctgtgctggGTGACGCTGGGGAGCCAGGGGAGTCACATCCGGCCCCTGCCTGTGAGGAGCTTCCATGGTGAAGGGGGCACAGACAATGGTGCCAGGCCCTTGTTGAGACTTGGGACGCAAGAGGGAATGAGGCCGGAAGGTCTGGTCCTGGTTGGGGAGACAGACAAGCAACAGACAGTCAAAACCTAGTGTGAGGATGAAGAGCGGGGGCCTGGAGCCAGACATAGTGATTTTAGACCCTCACCCTCACACTTAGCAGCTGTGAGATCTTGAGTGAGTTACTTCCTGtctctgatcttcagtttcctcatgtggaCGATCGAAATAGTAAGAGCTTGGTGTAGTGGTTGGGGGCCTGGGGTCTagagcccaaggccctgggttcagCTCCCAGCCTGGCCAGTCGCTGGCTCTGAGAGGACCTTTGGCAGGTTCCTATTCTCTGAGCTTGGCTTTCTTCCTCCATCAGGTGGAGTTAGTAATAATACCCATTTTCTGGTTGTCTGTCACGGCATGACAGACCTCTCCacaacttggtggcttaaaccaAAAATCATTTTGCTTGTAAATCTGAAATTTGGGCAGGGCTTGGCGAGGACAGCTTGCCTCTCCTCCACGTAGCATCAGCCTGGGTGGCTCAAATGGCGTGTCCAAGATGCCTCAGTCATGTGCCTGGCAAGCTGGCTGGGGATGTTGACTTGAGCTGGCTGTTGGCCAGGGACCATGATTCCTCTCCACTGGGATGATTGAGCTTCCTCACATCATGGCAGCTGCGTCCCAGCGGGAGTATTCTATAATGTGGGAAGTGGAGTATGCCAGTCTCTCAAGGCCTAGATGCAGAAACTAGCACAGGGCCACTTGTGCTGTACTCTCTTGGTCTGACAGTCACAGAGCCTACCTAGATCCAAGGGAGGGGGAGATAGACCCTATTTCTTAGTAGGAGGAGGGTTGGatttgtaacctttttttttttttttttaagcggagcctgtgctcagcggccatggctcacgggcccagccactccgtggcatgtgggatcttcccggaccggggcacgaacccgtgtcccctgcattggcaggcggactctcaaccactgtgccaccagggaaaccctgtaacCATTTTAAAGCTACAAAACCTACcccatgggtttttttgtttttttaaaaaaatatctatttgtttgtttggctgcgcaggtcttagttgtggctcacgggatctagttccctgaccagggatcgaacctgggccccctgcactgggggcgcggagtcaaccactggaccaccagggaagtcctcccatgGGGTTTTGAAGGGTAATTAATGTAGCATCTTCACAACCATATCCGACATGCAGAAAATGCTTACTCTGTATTTTAACCATTATTAGCATGGGGTGGTAGGGAAAGCTTTCAGGAGGAGTGAGCAGCCTGACCATTGTGGACCAAGCTCTTCCCTCTGGCTGTGCAACCTCCAGCAGGTCCCATGATGTCTCTGAGCCTAGTATCCTTGTTTGTAAACACCCAGCTCAGAGCATTCGGAAGTGTTCAGCCTAATGCCCGGGAAGGGGAAGAATTTCGCGCAGTTCCTGGACCACAGCAAATGGGTAATTATTATTTTGGTTCTTGATAAGGTGAGACTTGAAGGACAAGTTGTGGTTAAGCCAggttggagggggtgggggagtgagcCAGAGCTTTCAGGCAAAGGAAACTGTCCCGGCCAAGGCTGGGAGGGGAGAGCGGGCCTAAGCATGGCAGGGTGTTCAAAGAGGAAGTGCTGGAGGGGGAAAGGAGTGGGTGGGTCTGGGCCACGCAGGGCCTGGAAGTTCTGATGAGGAACTTGGTTGTCTTCCAAGGCCAGGTGCTGGGGAGCCAcaggagggctgtgagggaggggGCCACTCGGGGGGGTAGAAAGACTCAAGGACCATCTGGGGGGCCACGGACTGGAGGGAGGAGGCTAGGCAAGCGGACGGAGGAAGTCAAGGCCTGTGCTGGGGTCTGGCTGGTAGAAAGAAAGGGATGGAGCAGAGAGATTcagggggcaggaggggtgggatCCAGAGACTGACAGCCGTGAGGGGAAGGAACAAGGGAGGAAGGCTCCCAGCATCCCTCTAGATGGCGGAGCCACACTGGAGATGGAGAGTGCAGGAGGGTGGGGTTAGAGGGAAGACTCTACGTTTAGTGGGACATGGGGCATGTTAAGACCTGGGGGTTGAGGAGACACAGTTCCGGCTCTCAGGAGAGAGAACTGGGTGGAAGATAACCCTTTGAGACTCGGCCCTGAGGGCAACAGGGGACCATGGAGAGCAGAGGGGGAGCAGGGTCAGACATGGGTATTTGAAGATGTAGGCAGGACAGAGTGGACCAGACGCcaggaggctgggggcggggtgctCTCTCAAAGGGCACCTgaccctcctccaggaagtcttcctgacttcacccccccacccccctccacaaATTTGTTACTAAGTTTCCAGCTGGGACTCCAGTCTCACCGTCTGCCCCCAGGGTGTGGGGAGTGCAGGGGTTACGCTGGGCCTCCCCTCAGTCGGGACTAGCTGATGAGGACAAGTGGGGTGGGGTGAGTGTCTCAGCCATATTATCTGGGTGGGGGATCCTGGCACCTCCCACTGGATCTGGCTCCCTTCCCCGCCCAGGAAGCTATCCGTCCTGTTGGACTCGTCTAGCCCGGGAGGAATGGGTGCAGGCCCTGGGTCTTGCCCCGGTTTCCTCGCGGGTGCAGCTGGCACCATGGGCACCTCACGGGCTCTGCTGCTCTTCCTGCTGCTGGGTaagccccccacccagccccttgCCCACCATTTCCCTTTTCTGCAGCCCAAcaactccctcccttctttttcctctgcAGCCTCGGGAGTAAGGGTCCTCGCCTTCAAAGCCTCTTCAGGAATTCAGAGAACCAATCTCTCCTCGGACTCAGAAAGATCTTCCCAGGGCCCGGGTTTGAAAGTTCCCTCCATCAAACCCCCCAGCTGGAAATTTCCAGATCAGTCTCCAGGTTCAAAAGCTGATATCCCTCATTCTGAACGGTCTCCTGAGGTGCTGAATTTGAAGGACGTGCCCGGGTCCTTCCGGTCCACTGTTTCTGCTGAGGGCAAAAAGCTGAAGCTGGACCCCTTCTCTGGAAAACCTGGTTCCAAAGTAGTTCCTCATGCCTCGGGTTCTCGAGTTCCTGCCCCAAACCCGGAGCCTTCCTTCTCTGTTAAGACCCCAGCTTCCAACAGGCAAGTCCCCAATACGAACATCTCTGTGGAGACCCCAGTTTCAAAATTCTCCCCTGAGGATGCGGATCCCAAAGTTGCCTCAAGCTTATCCCCGCAAGTGGGGGGCCCTCTTGCGGTGCTGGTGGGGACCACAATCCAGCTGCCTCTGCTTCCAGTTCCTGGCCTTggtcccccttcccctctggtggTTTGGCGCCAAGGTTCCAAGGTGCTGgcagctggggccctggggccaggGTCCCCTCTCATCAGCCTGGACCCCACGTACAAAGGCCGCCTACGATTTAACCAGACCCAAGCGAGTCTGGAACTCTCCTCTGCCCAGCTAGAGGATGCTGGGGTCTACACAGCTGAGGTCATCCGGGCCGGGATCTCCCGGCAGATGTGGGAGTTCATTGTGCGTGTATATGGTAAGTGGGCCCTGAGGTCCAGAGTGCTGGCTGCAGGGGCTGCTGTGGGCAAATTACTGCTCTTCTGAGGATGTGTTTCCTGCCCCAGAGGAAGGGGTTCCTAGACAGGGGAGAGAGGACTtctgggctggagggagggagaagaggagctGGGGGTCAAGACAGGTGCTTGAGGGAAATTGGACCTGGGGACCAAAACTCCTGGGAGCCCGGACTCCCAAGTCCCAGAGAGGGGAGAGCTGGGGACTCAGACTCATGGGTCTGTGAGAAGAAGAGGACTCTTGGGGCTAAGAGGAGGGCTAAGAGGGGGCCTCGGCTGGGGCAAAGTCCTGGGTGTAAGaggtggagggggctggggctCCCTGGTCCTAAGGGACGAGGAGGCTGAGAACCGAGTCCTGAGTCCGTTCCCCCTCTCCCAGAGCCCGTGTCCAACGTGTCGGTGAAGCCTGAGGCCCCGGAGACCGAGGAGGGGGCGGCGGAGCTCCGGCTGCGCTGTGTGGGGTGGAGGCCGGGTCGCGGGGAGCTGAGCTGGACCCGGGACGGACGCGTCCTGGAGGCAGGGGACCCTGCGGGAGTGAAGCCACCCCGGATCCGCGTAGAGGGCGACCAGCTGCTCATCGCGCGCCCTACGCGCAGCGACCACGCCCGGTACACCTGCCGCGTCCACAGCCCCTTCGGCCACGCGGAGGCCGCGACCAACGTCAGTGTTTTCTGTGAGTGCGGCGGTACCTCCGGTCGGGGACAGGGATCTGAGGGCTCAGGCTCCTGGAgtccctggggaggagagggctggAGGTCCAGTCTCCGGAAATCCTGGAGGAGTCCCAGTTGACCCCGACTCTCGCGGTTCCGACCCCCTTCCTCCGCCTAGACGGCCCGGATCTGCCGGTCATCACTGTCTCCTCCGACCGCGACGCCGACCCCGCCCTCTTTGTCACCGTGGGCAGCAACGTGACCCTGCGCTGCACCGTCGCCTCGCGGCCACCGGCCGACATCACATGGAGCCTGGCCGACCCGGCCGAGGCCGCGGTGCCCGCCGGCCCGCGCCTCCTTCTGCCTTCGGTCCGGACCGGCCACGGCGGCGCCTATGCCTGTCTCGCTGCGAACCCGCGCACCGGTCACCGCCGCCGCTCGCTGCTCAGACTCGTTGTGGCGGGTGAGAGCCGCGGGGTGGATGGAGGGGCGGGGCCAGCCAGGAAAGGCGGAGATGCCCGGGAGAAGGGGCGGAACCAGCAAGGGACTGGGATACCCGGGGGGGGATGGGCGGGGGGAAAGAGCATGGTGGGGCGTGACCGGCGACCGGCAGGGAGGGGCGGAGATCCCAGTAGAAGGAACGGGGGGGGATGCACAAGAGAAGGGGAGGAGCAAGGATGGCCAGGAGAGGGGGCAGGGCCAGCACCGAGAGGGCGGAGCTTCCTGGGGATGAAGGAGTAGTCAAGGAAAGGGACTAAGTTGCTTGGGCCAGTAAGTGGGATCAGCAAGAGAAAGAAGTTACCTGGGAAAGGGGGCAGGGTCACGAGAGAAAGGGGTGGAATCATTCTAGATGTCCAGAAAAGGGGAGGGTTCAGTAGGAAGAGGCGACTCGTGGAGTAATCAAAGAGgggggccagggcttccctggtggcgcagtggttgagagtccgcctgccgatgcaggggacacgggttcgtgccctggtccgggaagatcccacatgccgcggagcagctgggcccgtgagccatggccgctgagcctgcgcgtccggagcctgtgctccgcaacgggagaggccacaacagtgagaggcccgcgtaccgccaaaaaaaaaaaaaaaagaggggggccAAAGTAACCTGGTAGAAGGGGTGGAGCTAGAGAAAAGGTCGGGGTTACGTTTGGAAGGACAGGGATCAGTGTGGGAGGATGAAGTTCCCTTCGGAAAGGGGGGCAGTCAGTGGGGCTGCGACTGCCCACTTAGCCCAGGAGTTGCCGGGGAAAGGGAGCGGGGTCTGCAAGAGAACGGGGCAGGGTCAGTGCCTACAGGGCGGGGCCAGGTGAAGAAGGAGTGCAGTGAACGCGCGAGAGGCGGGGCTCGAGGGGAGCTGGGAGAGAGCTGACTGACCCCTTGAGCTCTCCCTCCCCTCTACAGATCTGCCCCCCGGGTCCCCACAGTGCTCAGTCGAAGGGGGTCCTGGGGATCGCGTCCTCCTCTTCCGCTGCTCGTGGCCCGGCGGGGTCCCTGCCGCCTCCCTGCAGTTCCAGGGTCTCCCCAAAGGCGTCCAGGCGGAACCGGTGTCCTCGGTGCTCCTGGAGGCTGTCCCCGCCCACCCCCGGCTCAGCGGCGTCCCCGTCACCTGCCTTGCTCGCCACCTGATGACCACGCGCACCTGCACTGTCACCCCGGGTGAGAGCTTCTTTCCTGTTTCCCGAGGAGGAGGGGCTATTTCTTTGCTCCATTAGAACTTGAGAAAAGGGGACTTCCCAACTACAGGAAGAGAGATTTCCTCTATCTTTAACCCTACAGAAGGTCGGAGGTTTTCCTATACCTAAAGCAGGGGCGGGGCCAAAATTTCTTTCCTGGACGGAGAGGGCTGACACTTTCCCACGTGTTCAGAGCAATACATGGTTGAGAATAATATGAGTTTCCCAGGCCAGGACCTGGCCTGTCTCACGTACTTCCTAAGTCCTTGTTAAGGAaatcagatgaatgaatgagggagggAGTGAAAGGGCAGATCTTCCTCTTTTGGCTAAGGTGCCCTATTAGATTCATCAAAGGGCACAGGACCTGTTCTCTTTCTTGATTGGGTTTGTTCCACCCACAGAGGCCCCTCGAGAGGTGCTGCTGCATCCGGTGGTCGAGGAGACACAGTCAGGGAAGGTGGAGGTGGCGCTGCAGGCCTCTGGCTGTGGCCCCCCTTCTCGAGCATCTTGGTCCCGGGAAGGGCGGCCCCTGGCCTCCAGAGGCCGCGGGCACCTGCTGCTCAGCCAGGATGGGCAGAGGCTCCTGATCGGCAACTTCAGCCTGAACTGGGACTTGGGAAATTACTCCGTGATGTGCAGTGGGGCGCTGGGTGCTGGGACCGACAGGATCACCCTCACTGGTGAGCCCCATCCTTTCCCGGAACCCAGGTCCTCCAGCCCTCTCTTCTCTCAAACCCAGGAGACTGGGATTCCAGCCTGTTCCTCCCTCAGACCAAGGAGCCCAGGCCCTCagttccctcctccctcagacacAGAAATCTTGGTCCCTGGCCTCCGCCGACCCCAGACCCTAGAACTCCCACCCCCAGATCCCTGACCCGTCAGGGAATCCTGGACCCCAGTCACTTTTTCCATGAAACCCTCAGACCCAAGAGTTTGGGCCCCCAGTCCCTTCCTTTCTTAGACCCAGGAGTTGGGGTCTCCAGACCCTCTGCGCCTGGGACCTAGGAGTCCAGGCCCGtggccccctttcctctccctgctaGGACCCATGAATCCAACCCCCACCTTgattccacccccgccccctccccaggacCTTCTATCTCCTCATGGAGGCTGCAGAGAACCCGGCATGCAGCAGTGCTGACTTGGGATGTGGAGCGAGGGGCCCTGATTAGCAGTTTCCAGATCCAGGCCCAGGAGAGCCCTGACCTGAGCAGAGCCACCATGTCCAAGGACTGGACCACCCTGCTCACCCTCGGACCTCGGGATCGCTCAGCTGTGGTGCCCCTCCTTCCTCAGAAGCCCCAGGTCTGCGTCTTTCGTATCCTGCCCACTCTGGGGCTCCAGCCAGGGACCCCATCCGACAGCCGGGTCTGCTGTGCCGGTGAGTTGGAGCCGCTGGGCTTCGTCCTGGGCTGAGAAGCCCTTGTCGTGGGCTCCCTCCTGTCAGTCTGTTTTGTTggatcttccttctttctctgtgttagtttcctggggTTGCTGTAATAAGGTACCATGAA
It includes:
- the ETFB gene encoding electron transfer flavoprotein subunit beta isoform X1, whose protein sequence is MAELRALVAVKRVIDFAVKIRVKSDGTGVVTDGVKHSMNPFCEIAVEEAVRLKEKKLVKEVIAVSCGPTQCQETIRTALAMGADRGIHVEVPAAEVDRLGPLQVARVLAKLAEKEKVDLVLLGKQAIDDDCNQTGQMTAGFLDWPQGTFASQLTMEGDKVKVEREVDGGLETLRLKLPAVVTADLRLNEPRYATLPNIMPKWRVPCVISTDRGRSVCHSIQQGGFIESSQPVESQEEEDRSDQGWGPGCGPDLQALRD
- the ETFB gene encoding electron transfer flavoprotein subunit beta isoform X2; amino-acid sequence: MAELRALVAVKRVIDFAVKIRVKSDGTGVVTDGVKHSMNPFCEIAVEEAVRLKEKKLVKEVIAVSCGPTQCQETIRTALAMGADRGIHVEVPAAEVDRLGPLQVARVLAKLAEKEKVDLVLLGKQAIDDDCNQTGQMTAGFLDWPQGTFASQLTMEGDKVKVEREVDGGLETLRLKLPAVVTADLRLNEPRYATLPNIMKAKKKKIEVIKAGDLGVDLTSKLSVISVEDPPQRTAGVKVETTEDLVAKLKEIGRI
- the ETFB gene encoding electron transfer flavoprotein subunit beta isoform X3, with protein sequence MAELRALVAVKRVIDFAVKIRVKSDGTGVVTDGVKHSMNPFCEIAVEEAVRLKEKKLVKEVIAVSCGPTQCQETIRTALAMGADRGIHVEVPAAEVDRLGPLQVARVLAKLAEKEKVDLVLLGKQAIDDDCNQTGQMTAGFLDWPQGTFASQLTMEGDKVKVEREVDGGLETLRLKLPAVVTADLRLNEPRYATLPNIMPKWRVPCVISTDRGRSVCHSIQQGGFIESSQPVANRESTIGHLGQKSIELLLREE
- the VSIG10L gene encoding V-set and immunoglobulin domain-containing protein 10-like yields the protein MGAGPGSCPGFLAGAAGTMGTSRALLLFLLLASGVRVLAFKASSGIQRTNLSSDSERSSQGPGLKVPSIKPPSWKFPDQSPGSKADIPHSERSPEVLNLKDVPGSFRSTVSAEGKKLKLDPFSGKPGSKVVPHASGSRVPAPNPEPSFSVKTPASNRQVPNTNISVETPVSKFSPEDADPKVASSLSPQVGGPLAVLVGTTIQLPLLPVPGLGPPSPLVVWRQGSKVLAAGALGPGSPLISLDPTYKGRLRFNQTQASLELSSAQLEDAGVYTAEVIRAGISRQMWEFIVRVYEPVSNVSVKPEAPETEEGAAELRLRCVGWRPGRGELSWTRDGRVLEAGDPAGVKPPRIRVEGDQLLIARPTRSDHARYTCRVHSPFGHAEAATNVSVFYGPDLPVITVSSDRDADPALFVTVGSNVTLRCTVASRPPADITWSLADPAEAAVPAGPRLLLPSVRTGHGGAYACLAANPRTGHRRRSLLRLVVADLPPGSPQCSVEGGPGDRVLLFRCSWPGGVPAASLQFQGLPKGVQAEPVSSVLLEAVPAHPRLSGVPVTCLARHLMTTRTCTVTPEAPREVLLHPVVEETQSGKVEVALQASGCGPPSRASWSREGRPLASRGRGHLLLSQDGQRLLIGNFSLNWDLGNYSVMCSGALGAGTDRITLTGPSISSWRLQRTRHAAVLTWDVERGALISSFQIQAQESPDLSRATMSKDWTTLLTLGPRDRSAVVPLLPQKPQVCVFRILPTLGLQPGTPSDSRVCCAGPILGPGAIAGIVLGSLLGLGLLAALLILGICYLCRFQGKTPNRKKRTPRLTPVFTVPENKMQSVTPEQTPQPLPLEVPLEDPSPTRAHPASGPRTVSFPRGDPKIARTATHV